The following are encoded in a window of Fusarium oxysporum f. sp. lycopersici 4287 chromosome 5, whole genome shotgun sequence genomic DNA:
- a CDS encoding NADP-specific glutamate dehydrogenase: MQLNTMSHLPQEPEFEQAYGELASALENSSLFNEHPEYRTALAVAAIPERVIQFRVVWNDDKGNLQVNRGYRVQFNSALGPYKGGLRFHPSVNLSILKFLGFEQIFKNALTGLNMGGGKGGADFDPKGKSDAEIRRFCQAFMTELSKHIGGETDVPAGDIGVGGREIGYLFGAYRKLRNRWEGVLTGKGLSWGGSLIRPEATGYGLVYYVEYMLKHANRGTFEGKRVALSGSGNVAQYAALKIIELGGSVVSLSDSKGALVAKEGSSFTPEQIHNIAALKIKHQALTTFEHDGQFTWIEGARPWVHVGKVDIALPSATQNEVSKEEAQALVDAGAFIVAEGSNMGCTAEAIDVFEAHRKEKGAEALWYAPGKASNCGGVAVSGLEMAQNSQRIQWTEKEVDDRLKAIMKDAFVAGLETAQKYVEAKEGELPSLIAGSNIAGFIKVAEAMHDQGDWF; the protein is encoded by the exons ATGCAGCTGAACACCATGTCTCACCTTCCCCAAGAGCCCGAGTTCGAGCAGGCTTATGGCG AGCTCGCCTCTGCCCTCGAGAACAGCTCTCTCTTCAACGAGCACCCCGAGTATCGTACTGCCCTTGCTGTGGCCGCCATTCCTGAGCGTGTCATTCAGTTCCGTGTCGTCTGGAACGACGACAAGGGTAACCTCCAGGTCAACCGCGGTTATCGCGTCCAGTTCAACTCTGCCCTTGGCCCCTACAAGGGTGGCCTTCGATTCCACCCCAGCGTCAACCTGTCTATTCTCAAGTTCCTTGGTTTCGAGCAAATCTTCAAGAACGCCCTGACTGGCC TCAACATGGGTGGTGGCAAGGGTGGTGCCGACTTCGACCCCAAGGGCAAGTCTGATGCTGAGATTCGACGATTTTGCCAGGCTTTCATGACCGAGCTGTCCAAGCACATTGGTGGCGAGACTGATGTTCCTGCTGGTGATATTGGTGTCGGTGGCCGAGAGATCGGTTACCTCTTCGGCGCCTACCGCAAGCTCCGCAACCGTTGGGAGGGTGTCCTCACTGGAAAGGGTCTTTCATGGGGTGGTAGCTTGATCCGACCTGAGGCTACTGGTTACGGTCTCGTCTACTATGTCGAGTACATGCTCAAGCACGCCAACCGTGGCACCTTCGAGGGCAAGCGTGTCGCTCTCTCCGGCTCCGGAAATGTCGCCCAATACGCTGCTCTCAAAATCATCGAGCTTGGTGGCTCTGTCGTCTCTCTTTCCGACTCCAAGGGTGCTCTCGTCGCCAAGGAGGGTTCTTCCTTCACACCCGAGCAGATTCATAACATTGCTGccctcaagatcaagcacCAAGCCCTGACCACTTTCGAGCACGATGGACAGTTCACATGGATTGAGGGTGCCCGCCCTTGGGTCCATGTTGGTAAGGTCGACATTGCCCTCCCCAGTGCTACTCAGAACGAGGTTAGCAAGGAGGAGGCCCAGGCTCTCGTTGATGCTGGCGCCTTCATCGTCGCTGAGGGTTCCAACATGGGTTGCACTGCTGAGGCTATTGATGTCTTCGAGGCTCACCGCAAGGAGAAGGGTGCTGAGGCTCTCTGGTACGCCCCCGGCAAGGCCTCCAACTGTGGCGGTGTCGCTGTTTCTGGCCTTGAGATGGCTCAGAACAGCCAGCGTATCCAGTGGACTgagaaggaggttgatgacCGCCTGAAGGCCATCATGAAGGACGCCTTTGTCGCTGGTCTTGAGACTGCTCAGAAGTACGTCGAGGCCAAGGAGGGTGAGCTTCCCAGCTTGATCGCTGGTAGCAACATCGCCggcttcatcaaggtcgCCGAGGCCATGCACGACCAGGGTGATTGGTTCTAA
- a CDS encoding DNA polymerase delta subunit 1 has product MASAVLPQKRVLGESHTRQNITSSPSSTKKRKVDAIPSSPAAARAPSSQHDHRSKMTSTQPKSAFESEVLEKLSQDLSDRKRNNTEKDQAWDRPPVVDFVPERDSLCFQSIEAEEGTLHGGRATVKLFGVNEAGNSVMLHVTDFKHYLYVPAPVNFQPQDCAAFKAYLETQVAQHQPTIHSVAFAMRENIYGFQGNQSKPYLKVTVTDPKFINKVRTTIQSGNANWKGMWRNDGEIQTFDNLQYLLRFMVDCKVRGMSWVEAPAKAYKIIPDHVRQSNCQIEAEVSYLDLVAHEPVGEWSKMAPLRILSFDIECAGRKGIFPEANHDPVIQIANIVTQYGEKKPFIRNVFCLQETSSIVATQILEYEKEEKMLSDWQKFLIRADPDIITGYNISNFDFPYLLDRAKHLKVSGFEYWTRIPSMQSKAKETNFSSKQMGNRDTKATNTNGRLQLDLLQLIQRDHHLRSYTLNSVSANFLGEQKEDVHHTMITELFNGTPESRRRLALYCLKDAYLPQRLMDKLSCLENYTEMARVTGVPFNFLLSRGQQVKFISQLFRKALEQKLVIPNLKSEASDEQYEGATVIEPTRGYYDVPIATLDFASLYPSIMQAHNLCYTTLVSKKAIEAFNLKKDEDYIVTPNGDTFVTIKQRKGLLAQILEELLAARKQAKRELAVETDPFKKAVLNGRQLALKISANSVYGLTGATTGKLPCLEIASSTTSFGRKMIEKTKEEVENRYNIANGYSHDAQVIYGDTDSVMIKFGTKDLQEAMKLGEEASKYVSEKFVKPIKLEFEKVYFPYLLINKKRYAGLYWTKPEKYDKMDTKGIETVRRDNCLLVQTVIEKVLRMILIDQDVQGAQEYVKETIADLLQNKVDMSKLVITKALTKDDYAAKQAHVELAQRMKKRDAGSAPGLGDRVAYVMVRGPAGAKNFEKSEDPIYVLEHNVPIDTRYYLDNQLAKPLGRIFEPILGETKARSLLTGDHTRTISVAAPTVGGLMKFAKKTQTCMGCKKPLTGKEESQGAVCSNCAPRVGELYKKTLDRVSDLEVRFGRLWTQCQRCQGSMHCEVICSRCWPRAFTIRR; this is encoded by the exons ATGGCCAGTGCAGTTCTTCCTCAGAAACGAGTTCTGGGCGAGAGTCACACTCGCCAGAACATTACATCGTCTCCCTCCTCAACGAAGAAGCGCAAAGTAGATGCAATACCGTCATCACCTGCTGCCGCCCGGGCTCCCAGCTCTCAGCATGACCATCGATCCAAAATGACATCCACTCAGCCCAAGAGTGCTTTTGAATCTGAAGTCCTCGAAAAGCTCAGCCAGGACTTGTCGGACCGCAAACGTAACAACACCGAGAAGGACCAGGCATGGGATAGACCGCCGGTAGTTGACTTCGTACCGGAGCGTGACAGCCTCTGCTTCCAGTCTATTGAAGCCGAGGAGGGTACATTGCACGGTGGGCGGGCCACTGTCAAGCTGTTTGGTGTTAATGAAGCAGGAAACTCAGTCATGCTGCATGTTACTGACTTCAAGCATTATCTATACGTTCCCGCACCTGTCAACTTCCAACCACAAGACTGTGCAGCTTTCAAGGCATACCTAGAGACTCAAGTCGCTCAACATCAACCGACCATCCACTCAGTCGCCTTTGCTATGAGAGAGAACATTTACGGATTTCAAGGGAACCAATCGAAACCGTACCTGAAGGTTACTGTGACAGATCCCAAATTCATCAACAAAGTCCGAACAACGATTCAAAGTGGCAATGCAAACTGGAAAGGCATGTGGAGGAATGATGGCGAAATTCAAACTTTTGACAACCTACAATATCTACTGCGTTTCATGGTTGACTGCAAG GTCCGAGGAATGTCGTGGGTTGAAGCTCCCGCTAAGGCTTATAAAATCATCCCCGATCATGTTCGCCAATCCAACTGTCAAATCGAAGCTGAAGTTAGCTACCTCGATCTTGTAGCACACGAACCCGTCGGTGAATGGTCAAAGATGGCACCGTTACGTATTCTGTCTTTCGATATCGAGTGTGCCGGCCGTAAGGGTATCTTTCCGGAAGCAAACCACGATCCCGTCATCCAGATCGCAAATATTGTTACACAATATGGAGAAAAGAAGCCATTCATCAGAAATGTGTTCTGTTTGCAAGAGACGAGCTCAATTGTAGCAACTCAGATTCTTGAGTATgaaaaggaggagaaaaTGCTGAGTGACTGGCAAAAGTTCCTTATACGCGCGGACCCTGATATCATCACCGGCTACAATATTTCCAATTTCGATTTCCCATATTTGCTAGACCGAGCGAAACATCTCAAGGTATCTGGTTTCGAATACTGGACTCGAATCCCTAGCATGCAATCCAAAGCCAAGGAAACGAATTTCTCCAGCAAACAGATGGGCAACCGAGATACCAAAGCTACAAACACCAACGGTCGATTACAATTGGATCTTCTCCAACTGATCCAGCGTGATCATCACCTCAGAAGCTATACCCTGAACTCTGTGAGTGCCAATTTCCTTGGCGAGCAGAAGGAGGATGTCCATCATACAATGATCACAGAACTTTTCAATGGCACACCCGAGTCTCGAAGACGCCTGGCGCTATACTGTCTGAAAGACGCCTACCTCCCGCAAAGGCTAATGGATAAACTCTCTTGTTTGGAAAACTATACTGAAATGGCAAGAGTCACAGGAGTGCCATTCAACTTCTTATTGTCTCGAGGTCAGcaagtcaagttcatcagTCAGTTGTTTCGAAAAGCACTAGAACAGAAACTTGTCATTCCCAACCTCAAGTCAGAGGCTTCTGATGAACAGTATGAAGGAGCTACAGTCATTGAGCCAACCCGAGGTTACTACGATGTTCCAATCGCCACATTGGATTTCGCCTCTCTATACCCTAGTATTATGCAAGCTCATAACCTTTGCTATACTACTCTGGTCAGTAAGAAGGCGATTGAAGCTTTCAATCTCAAGAAAGACGAGGATTACATTGTCACGCCCAATGGAGACACTTTTGTAACAATCAAGCAACGGAAGGGCTTGTTGGCACAAATTCTTGAGGAACTTCTCGCGGCCCGTAAACAGGCCAAGCGTGAGTTGGCGGTTGAGACAGATCCCTTCAAGAAGGCTGTGTTGAATGGTCGACAGCTGGCTCTGAAAATCAGCGCGAACAGTGTGTACGGTTTGACTGGTGCTACAACAGGCAAACTCCCATGTCTCGAAATTGCTAGTAGTACAACAAGTTTTGGCCGAAAGATGAttgagaagaccaaggaaGAGGTGGAAAACCGTTACAACATAGCAAACGGATACTCTCACGACGCTCAGGTCATTTACGGCGATACTGATTCCGTCATGATTAAGTTTGGTACCAAAGACCTACAGGAAGCTatgaagcttggtgaggaaGCTTCGAAATACGTATCGGAGAAATTCGTTAAACCCATCAAACTCGAGTTCGAAAAAGTGTACTTCCCATATCTGCTGATCAACAAAAAGCGATATGCTGGTCTCTACTGGACTAAACCAGAGAAGTATGACAAGATGGACACAAAGGGTATTGAGACGGTGCGACGTGACAACTGTTTGTTGGTCCAGACGGTCATTGAAAAAGTCTTGCGAATGATCTTGATTGACCAAGATGTTCAAGGTGCCCAAGA ATACGTCAAAGAGACGATTGCCGATCTGCTGCAAAATAAGGTCGACATGTCGAAATTGGTCATCACAAAAGCCCTTACAAAGGACGATTATGCCGCAAAGCAAGCGCACGTCGAGCTGGCGCAACGCATGAAGAAGCGAGATGCAGGCTCGGCACCGGGACTCGGTGACCGAGTGGCCTACGTCATGGTCCGAGGCCCAGCTGGCGCCAAAAACTTCGAGAAGTCGGAGGACCCCATTTACGTGCTTGAGCACAACGTGCCGATAGATACGCGGTACTACCTGGACAATCAACTAGCTAAGCCACTCGGCCGTATCTTTGAGCCGATTCTCGGTGAGACCAAGGCGCGCTCTCTACTTACAGGAGATCATACCCGTACCATCTCTGTTGCAGCTCCCACTGTTGGAGGTCTCATGAAGTTTGCCAAGAAGACACAAACATGCATGGGCTGCAAGAAACCTCTGACAGGGAAAGAAGAGTCACAGGGGGCGGTGTGCTCTAATTGCGCACCTCGCGTTGGTGAGCTTTACAAGAAGACGCTTGATCGCGTGTCAGACTTGGAGGTGCGCTTCGGGCGATTATGGACCCAGTGCCAGCGCTGTCAGGGCAGCATGCACTGCGAGGTTATCTGCAGTA gatgCTGGCCGCGAGCTTTCACGATTCGACGCTGA
- a CDS encoding DNA polymerase delta subunit 1, whose amino-acid sequence MASAVLPQKRVLGESHTRQNITSSPSSTKKRKVDAIPSSPAAARAPSSQHDHRSKMTSTQPKSAFESEVLEKLSQDLSDRKRNNTEKDQAWDRPPVVDFVPERDSLCFQSIEAEEGTLHGGRATVKLFGVNEAGNSVMLHVTDFKHYLYVPAPVNFQPQDCAAFKAYLETQVAQHQPTIHSVAFAMRENIYGFQGNQSKPYLKVTVTDPKFINKVRTTIQSGNANWKGMWRNDGEIQTFDNLQYLLRFMVDCKVRGMSWVEAPAKAYKIIPDHVRQSNCQIEAEVSYLDLVAHEPVGEWSKMAPLRILSFDIECAGRKGIFPEANHDPVIQIANIVTQYGEKKPFIRNVFCLQETSSIVATQILEYEKEEKMLSDWQKFLIRADPDIITGYNISNFDFPYLLDRAKHLKVSGFEYWTRIPSMQSKAKETNFSSKQMGNRDTKATNTNGRLQLDLLQLIQRDHHLRSYTLNSVSANFLGEQKEDVHHTMITELFNGTPESRRRLALYCLKDAYLPQRLMDKLSCLENYTEMARVTGVPFNFLLSRGQQVKFISQLFRKALEQKLVIPNLKSEASDEQYEGATVIEPTRGYYDVPIATLDFASLYPSIMQAHNLCYTTLVSKKAIEAFNLKKDEDYIVTPNGDTFVTIKQRKGLLAQILEELLAARKQAKRELAVETDPFKKAVLNGRQLALKISANSVYGLTGATTGKLPCLEIASSTTSFGRKMIEKTKEEVENRYNIANGYSHDAQVIYGDTDSVMIKFGTKDLQEAMKLGEEASKYVSEKFVKPIKLEFEKVYFPYLLINKKRYAGLYWTKPEKYDKMDTKGIETVRRDNCLLVQTVIEKVLRMILIDQDVQGAQEYVKETIADLLQNKVDMSKLVITKALTKDDYAAKQAHVELAQRMKKRDAGSAPGLGDRVAYVMVRGPAGAKNFEKSEDPIYVLEHNVPIDTRYYLDNQLAKPLGRIFEPILGETKARSLLTGDHTRTISVAAPTVGGLMKFAKKTQTCMGCKKPLTGKEESQGAVCSNCAPRVGELYKKTLDRVSDLEVRFGRLWTQCQRCQGSMHCEVICSSKDCPIFYMRMKAKKDLEDAGRELSRFDADQAAMW is encoded by the exons ATGGCCAGTGCAGTTCTTCCTCAGAAACGAGTTCTGGGCGAGAGTCACACTCGCCAGAACATTACATCGTCTCCCTCCTCAACGAAGAAGCGCAAAGTAGATGCAATACCGTCATCACCTGCTGCCGCCCGGGCTCCCAGCTCTCAGCATGACCATCGATCCAAAATGACATCCACTCAGCCCAAGAGTGCTTTTGAATCTGAAGTCCTCGAAAAGCTCAGCCAGGACTTGTCGGACCGCAAACGTAACAACACCGAGAAGGACCAGGCATGGGATAGACCGCCGGTAGTTGACTTCGTACCGGAGCGTGACAGCCTCTGCTTCCAGTCTATTGAAGCCGAGGAGGGTACATTGCACGGTGGGCGGGCCACTGTCAAGCTGTTTGGTGTTAATGAAGCAGGAAACTCAGTCATGCTGCATGTTACTGACTTCAAGCATTATCTATACGTTCCCGCACCTGTCAACTTCCAACCACAAGACTGTGCAGCTTTCAAGGCATACCTAGAGACTCAAGTCGCTCAACATCAACCGACCATCCACTCAGTCGCCTTTGCTATGAGAGAGAACATTTACGGATTTCAAGGGAACCAATCGAAACCGTACCTGAAGGTTACTGTGACAGATCCCAAATTCATCAACAAAGTCCGAACAACGATTCAAAGTGGCAATGCAAACTGGAAAGGCATGTGGAGGAATGATGGCGAAATTCAAACTTTTGACAACCTACAATATCTACTGCGTTTCATGGTTGACTGCAAG GTCCGAGGAATGTCGTGGGTTGAAGCTCCCGCTAAGGCTTATAAAATCATCCCCGATCATGTTCGCCAATCCAACTGTCAAATCGAAGCTGAAGTTAGCTACCTCGATCTTGTAGCACACGAACCCGTCGGTGAATGGTCAAAGATGGCACCGTTACGTATTCTGTCTTTCGATATCGAGTGTGCCGGCCGTAAGGGTATCTTTCCGGAAGCAAACCACGATCCCGTCATCCAGATCGCAAATATTGTTACACAATATGGAGAAAAGAAGCCATTCATCAGAAATGTGTTCTGTTTGCAAGAGACGAGCTCAATTGTAGCAACTCAGATTCTTGAGTATgaaaaggaggagaaaaTGCTGAGTGACTGGCAAAAGTTCCTTATACGCGCGGACCCTGATATCATCACCGGCTACAATATTTCCAATTTCGATTTCCCATATTTGCTAGACCGAGCGAAACATCTCAAGGTATCTGGTTTCGAATACTGGACTCGAATCCCTAGCATGCAATCCAAAGCCAAGGAAACGAATTTCTCCAGCAAACAGATGGGCAACCGAGATACCAAAGCTACAAACACCAACGGTCGATTACAATTGGATCTTCTCCAACTGATCCAGCGTGATCATCACCTCAGAAGCTATACCCTGAACTCTGTGAGTGCCAATTTCCTTGGCGAGCAGAAGGAGGATGTCCATCATACAATGATCACAGAACTTTTCAATGGCACACCCGAGTCTCGAAGACGCCTGGCGCTATACTGTCTGAAAGACGCCTACCTCCCGCAAAGGCTAATGGATAAACTCTCTTGTTTGGAAAACTATACTGAAATGGCAAGAGTCACAGGAGTGCCATTCAACTTCTTATTGTCTCGAGGTCAGcaagtcaagttcatcagTCAGTTGTTTCGAAAAGCACTAGAACAGAAACTTGTCATTCCCAACCTCAAGTCAGAGGCTTCTGATGAACAGTATGAAGGAGCTACAGTCATTGAGCCAACCCGAGGTTACTACGATGTTCCAATCGCCACATTGGATTTCGCCTCTCTATACCCTAGTATTATGCAAGCTCATAACCTTTGCTATACTACTCTGGTCAGTAAGAAGGCGATTGAAGCTTTCAATCTCAAGAAAGACGAGGATTACATTGTCACGCCCAATGGAGACACTTTTGTAACAATCAAGCAACGGAAGGGCTTGTTGGCACAAATTCTTGAGGAACTTCTCGCGGCCCGTAAACAGGCCAAGCGTGAGTTGGCGGTTGAGACAGATCCCTTCAAGAAGGCTGTGTTGAATGGTCGACAGCTGGCTCTGAAAATCAGCGCGAACAGTGTGTACGGTTTGACTGGTGCTACAACAGGCAAACTCCCATGTCTCGAAATTGCTAGTAGTACAACAAGTTTTGGCCGAAAGATGAttgagaagaccaaggaaGAGGTGGAAAACCGTTACAACATAGCAAACGGATACTCTCACGACGCTCAGGTCATTTACGGCGATACTGATTCCGTCATGATTAAGTTTGGTACCAAAGACCTACAGGAAGCTatgaagcttggtgaggaaGCTTCGAAATACGTATCGGAGAAATTCGTTAAACCCATCAAACTCGAGTTCGAAAAAGTGTACTTCCCATATCTGCTGATCAACAAAAAGCGATATGCTGGTCTCTACTGGACTAAACCAGAGAAGTATGACAAGATGGACACAAAGGGTATTGAGACGGTGCGACGTGACAACTGTTTGTTGGTCCAGACGGTCATTGAAAAAGTCTTGCGAATGATCTTGATTGACCAAGATGTTCAAGGTGCCCAAGA ATACGTCAAAGAGACGATTGCCGATCTGCTGCAAAATAAGGTCGACATGTCGAAATTGGTCATCACAAAAGCCCTTACAAAGGACGATTATGCCGCAAAGCAAGCGCACGTCGAGCTGGCGCAACGCATGAAGAAGCGAGATGCAGGCTCGGCACCGGGACTCGGTGACCGAGTGGCCTACGTCATGGTCCGAGGCCCAGCTGGCGCCAAAAACTTCGAGAAGTCGGAGGACCCCATTTACGTGCTTGAGCACAACGTGCCGATAGATACGCGGTACTACCTGGACAATCAACTAGCTAAGCCACTCGGCCGTATCTTTGAGCCGATTCTCGGTGAGACCAAGGCGCGCTCTCTACTTACAGGAGATCATACCCGTACCATCTCTGTTGCAGCTCCCACTGTTGGAGGTCTCATGAAGTTTGCCAAGAAGACACAAACATGCATGGGCTGCAAGAAACCTCTGACAGGGAAAGAAGAGTCACAGGGGGCGGTGTGCTCTAATTGCGCACCTCGCGTTGGTGAGCTTTACAAGAAGACGCTTGATCGCGTGTCAGACTTGGAGGTGCGCTTCGGGCGATTATGGACCCAGTGCCAGCGCTGTCAGGGCAGCATGCACTGCGAGGTTATCTGCAGTAGTAAAGATTGCCCCATCTTTTACATGCGCATGAAAGCTAAAaaggatcttgaggatgCTGGCCGCGAGCTTTCACGATTCGACGCTGATCAGGCTGCTATGTGGTGA
- a CDS encoding DNA polymerase delta subunit 1, whose amino-acid sequence MASAVLPQKRVLGESHTRQNITSSPSSTKKRKVDAIPSSPAAARAPSSQHDHRSKMTSTQPKSAFESEVLEKLSQDLSDRKRNNTEKDQAWDRPPVVDFVPERDSLCFQSIEAEEGTLHGGRATVKLFGVNEAGNSVMLHVTDFKHYLYVPAPVNFQPQDCAAFKAYLETQVAQHQPTIHSVAFAMRENIYGFQGNQSKPYLKVTVTDPKFINKVRTTIQSGNANWKGMWRNDGEIQTFDNLQYLLRFMVDCKVRGMSWVEAPAKAYKIIPDHVRQSNCQIEAEVSYLDLVAHEPVGEWSKMAPLRILSFDIECAGRKGIFPEANHDPVIQIANIVTQYGEKKPFIRNVFCLQETSSIVATQILEYEKEEKMLSDWQKFLIRADPDIITGYNISNFDFPYLLDRAKHLKVSGFEYWTRIPSMQSKAKETNFSSKQMGNRDTKATNTNGRLQLDLLQLIQRDHHLRSYTLNSVSANFLGEQKEDVHHTMITELFNGTPESRRRLALYCLKDAYLPQRLMDKLSCLENYTEMARVTGVPFNFLLSRGQQVKFISQLFRKALEQKLVIPNLKSEASDEQYEGATVIEPTRGYYDVPIATLDFASLYPSIMQAHNLCYTTLVSKKAIEAFNLKKDEDYIVTPNGDTFVTIKQRKGLLAQILEELLAARKQAKRELAVETDPFKKAVLNGRQLALKISANSVYGLTGATTGKLPCLEIASSTTSFGRKMIEKTKEEVENRYNIANGYSHDAQVIYGDTDSVMIKFGTKDLQEAMKLGEEASKYVSEKFVKPIKLEFEKVYFPYLLINKKRYAGLYWTKPEKYDKMDTKGIETVRRDNCLLVQTVIEKVLRMILIDQDVQGAQE is encoded by the exons ATGGCCAGTGCAGTTCTTCCTCAGAAACGAGTTCTGGGCGAGAGTCACACTCGCCAGAACATTACATCGTCTCCCTCCTCAACGAAGAAGCGCAAAGTAGATGCAATACCGTCATCACCTGCTGCCGCCCGGGCTCCCAGCTCTCAGCATGACCATCGATCCAAAATGACATCCACTCAGCCCAAGAGTGCTTTTGAATCTGAAGTCCTCGAAAAGCTCAGCCAGGACTTGTCGGACCGCAAACGTAACAACACCGAGAAGGACCAGGCATGGGATAGACCGCCGGTAGTTGACTTCGTACCGGAGCGTGACAGCCTCTGCTTCCAGTCTATTGAAGCCGAGGAGGGTACATTGCACGGTGGGCGGGCCACTGTCAAGCTGTTTGGTGTTAATGAAGCAGGAAACTCAGTCATGCTGCATGTTACTGACTTCAAGCATTATCTATACGTTCCCGCACCTGTCAACTTCCAACCACAAGACTGTGCAGCTTTCAAGGCATACCTAGAGACTCAAGTCGCTCAACATCAACCGACCATCCACTCAGTCGCCTTTGCTATGAGAGAGAACATTTACGGATTTCAAGGGAACCAATCGAAACCGTACCTGAAGGTTACTGTGACAGATCCCAAATTCATCAACAAAGTCCGAACAACGATTCAAAGTGGCAATGCAAACTGGAAAGGCATGTGGAGGAATGATGGCGAAATTCAAACTTTTGACAACCTACAATATCTACTGCGTTTCATGGTTGACTGCAAG GTCCGAGGAATGTCGTGGGTTGAAGCTCCCGCTAAGGCTTATAAAATCATCCCCGATCATGTTCGCCAATCCAACTGTCAAATCGAAGCTGAAGTTAGCTACCTCGATCTTGTAGCACACGAACCCGTCGGTGAATGGTCAAAGATGGCACCGTTACGTATTCTGTCTTTCGATATCGAGTGTGCCGGCCGTAAGGGTATCTTTCCGGAAGCAAACCACGATCCCGTCATCCAGATCGCAAATATTGTTACACAATATGGAGAAAAGAAGCCATTCATCAGAAATGTGTTCTGTTTGCAAGAGACGAGCTCAATTGTAGCAACTCAGATTCTTGAGTATgaaaaggaggagaaaaTGCTGAGTGACTGGCAAAAGTTCCTTATACGCGCGGACCCTGATATCATCACCGGCTACAATATTTCCAATTTCGATTTCCCATATTTGCTAGACCGAGCGAAACATCTCAAGGTATCTGGTTTCGAATACTGGACTCGAATCCCTAGCATGCAATCCAAAGCCAAGGAAACGAATTTCTCCAGCAAACAGATGGGCAACCGAGATACCAAAGCTACAAACACCAACGGTCGATTACAATTGGATCTTCTCCAACTGATCCAGCGTGATCATCACCTCAGAAGCTATACCCTGAACTCTGTGAGTGCCAATTTCCTTGGCGAGCAGAAGGAGGATGTCCATCATACAATGATCACAGAACTTTTCAATGGCACACCCGAGTCTCGAAGACGCCTGGCGCTATACTGTCTGAAAGACGCCTACCTCCCGCAAAGGCTAATGGATAAACTCTCTTGTTTGGAAAACTATACTGAAATGGCAAGAGTCACAGGAGTGCCATTCAACTTCTTATTGTCTCGAGGTCAGcaagtcaagttcatcagTCAGTTGTTTCGAAAAGCACTAGAACAGAAACTTGTCATTCCCAACCTCAAGTCAGAGGCTTCTGATGAACAGTATGAAGGAGCTACAGTCATTGAGCCAACCCGAGGTTACTACGATGTTCCAATCGCCACATTGGATTTCGCCTCTCTATACCCTAGTATTATGCAAGCTCATAACCTTTGCTATACTACTCTGGTCAGTAAGAAGGCGATTGAAGCTTTCAATCTCAAGAAAGACGAGGATTACATTGTCACGCCCAATGGAGACACTTTTGTAACAATCAAGCAACGGAAGGGCTTGTTGGCACAAATTCTTGAGGAACTTCTCGCGGCCCGTAAACAGGCCAAGCGTGAGTTGGCGGTTGAGACAGATCCCTTCAAGAAGGCTGTGTTGAATGGTCGACAGCTGGCTCTGAAAATCAGCGCGAACAGTGTGTACGGTTTGACTGGTGCTACAACAGGCAAACTCCCATGTCTCGAAATTGCTAGTAGTACAACAAGTTTTGGCCGAAAGATGAttgagaagaccaaggaaGAGGTGGAAAACCGTTACAACATAGCAAACGGATACTCTCACGACGCTCAGGTCATTTACGGCGATACTGATTCCGTCATGATTAAGTTTGGTACCAAAGACCTACAGGAAGCTatgaagcttggtgaggaaGCTTCGAAATACGTATCGGAGAAATTCGTTAAACCCATCAAACTCGAGTTCGAAAAAGTGTACTTCCCATATCTGCTGATCAACAAAAAGCGATATGCTGGTCTCTACTGGACTAAACCAGAGAAGTATGACAAGATGGACACAAAGGGTATTGAGACGGTGCGACGTGACAACTGTTTGTTGGTCCAGACGGTCATTGAAAAAGTCTTGCGAATGATCTTGATTGACCAAGATGTTCAAGGTGCCCAAGAGTAA